The Sinomicrobium kalidii genome contains a region encoding:
- a CDS encoding FecR family protein → MEQNRKYDTPDREIELHKQIDDIWKASEGRDAGDAGLRDRIWKRIRWSVLKQELKTFGTAAAAAIFILLSAGLVREAFFAEQEVRIENRMQRPRHITLDDGSEVILNRHSVISYVPSEPRKVKLYGEAFFDITEDSLHPFRVETDSLRVTVLGTRFNVYAYEKDPDVRVSLFSGKVNIGMENGSRQQLRPGEEFVYDFDRLQGGVREFHEKSPIAWTTSSIECSDTPMQELFTKIENYYDIKLHYDARKIVQCRITGTFKIENDISHFFRIIGFSHDIHFRETGPGEYRVIANSCK, encoded by the coding sequence ATGGAACAAAACAGAAAATACGATACGCCGGACAGGGAGATCGAACTTCACAAGCAAATCGATGATATCTGGAAGGCTTCCGAAGGCAGGGATGCCGGGGATGCCGGTCTGCGGGACAGGATATGGAAACGCATTCGCTGGTCTGTTTTAAAACAGGAGTTAAAGACCTTTGGGACGGCCGCGGCAGCCGCGATATTTATCCTGCTCTCTGCCGGTTTGGTCCGGGAAGCTTTTTTTGCAGAACAGGAGGTACGCATTGAAAACCGGATGCAACGCCCCAGGCATATAACACTGGATGACGGCTCTGAAGTCATTCTCAACCGCCACTCCGTGATTTCCTATGTTCCCTCCGAACCCCGTAAGGTAAAACTTTATGGCGAGGCTTTTTTCGATATCACTGAAGACAGCCTTCATCCCTTCCGCGTGGAAACCGATTCCCTGCGGGTTACCGTACTCGGCACGCGCTTTAATGTTTACGCCTATGAAAAAGACCCCGATGTCAGGGTATCTCTTTTTTCCGGGAAAGTGAATATAGGAATGGAGAACGGTTCCCGGCAGCAGTTGCGTCCCGGGGAAGAATTTGTCTATGATTTTGACCGTTTGCAGGGAGGTGTACGTGAATTCCATGAGAAAAGCCCCATAGCCTGGACGACTTCTTCCATAGAATGCTCCGATACCCCGATGCAGGAGTTGTTTACAAAGATCGAGAACTATTATGATATAAAACTACACTACGATGCCCGCAAGATCGTGCAATGCCGTATCACGGGCACATTTAAGATCGAGAACGACATATCACATTTTTTCAGGATCATAGGCTTTTCACACGATATCCATTTCAGGGAAACCGGACCGGGGGAATACCGCGTCATTGCGAATTCCTGTAAATAA